TCAGAATTATTCAGCGCCAAAGGCGCTTATGTAAAAGAAAATCATTTAAAGAGACTGGCTTGTCATTCATTTGCGATGCAAATGAATGGCGGGATTGACGAGACTCGAACTCGCGACCTTTCGCGTGACAGGCGAACGCTCTAACCAACTGAGCTACAACCCCACTAATTTCAATTGAATGGCCTGTTATTCACTTTTTTAACGCTAGCAAAATTTGCTTGAGTCATAGAGTCGGGTACAACTGCTATGGAAAAAGTGAATGACCTGTTATTCATTTTGTTACAAAATGAATGGCTCCTTGGGCTGGACTCGAACCAGCGACCTAACGATTAACAGTCGTTTGCTCTACCAACTGAGCTACCAAGGAACAAAGTTTGGTGGGCGATACTGGATTCGAACCAGTGACCCCCAGTTTGTAAGACTGATGCTCTACCAACTGAGCTAACCGCCCAAACTTGTTTAATATATTTCTAAGAAATTTGACGATATAAGAATTGTATCGAATACGGGCCCCAAAGTCAAAGCCAAATATCGAAAATGCGCTATTTTTTTAAACTTTATAAAAATCTGATATTTGTTACAGTATAAAACAGTAATACTATTCATACTTTTCTACACATAAAAAGGACCCTCATGGCAAAATTTACTGACTATCTAAAAAATATTTTCTGGGTTTTACTGATCCTGCAGTTTGCATCTCCAGTTTTTAAAACCGTCAAAAAACAGCTGTCTGAGTACTCGGAACCAAAAAATAAAGTTGGTTTCCTTAACTTTCAAAGCGTTATCAAATCGTCTAATCGATGGAATAAACAGCTTAAAAAGTTCTTTAAAGATCCTGAAGTCAAAGCAATTTTAATCAAAATGGATTGTCCTGGAGGAGCGGCTGGTTCTTCTCAAGCTATTTGCCAAGAAATTTTATATCTGAAAAAGCAATATCCTAAGCCAATTATTACTTACACAGAAAACGTATGTGCGTCTGGTGCTTACTATATCGCAGCTACAACTGATTATATTATTGCAACAAACAGTTCTTTAGTCGGCAGTATAGGAGCTAAACTTTCAACACAAATTAAAGTAAAAGAACTGTTAAAAGATTGGAAAATCCAAACGTACGATATTGCATCAGGCAATTATAAAAATGCTGGCGATCCACTATCTGACATGACAGAAGAACAAAAAACAATGCTTAAAGATATTGTTAATGAAAGCTATGAACAATTCGCAAGCGACATTGCAAAATATCGTCATTTGCCTATTGCTCAAAAAGACATCTGGGCTAACGGTAAAATATTTACCGGAAATGAAGCATTAAAATTAAAACTTGTTGATGAAATCGGTAACCAAACTACAGCTCTTGAATATATCAAAAAACAAATCCTACACTCAGATCGAGAAATAGAATTAATCAAAGTAAAAACACCTTCAACATGGAAAAAATTGTTGCATCCTAATGACACTGACAGCGATGATGATGACGATGATGAAGTCGAAAACTCAATGTCAGACAGCCTAGCTAATTCTTTTTGGAATAGCTTTTTTGTATTTGCTCACAAACAAGGTGTTACTTTTTAAAAGCAAGTTAATGTTATAAAAAAGAGCGTTGTAAAAAGCGCTCTTTTTTATGCTTACATCAAACTTTAATGTTGTTTTGTAAAAACATACACATATGAAATATTTTTAATATCAAAATATGGCTTAAGCTCAATTTGATGAGATACCAAATCGGTTGTAACCTTTTGTACAATGCCCAAGGCAAAGCCCTGTGGATACATCAATCCTTGTCCGGTTGAAGTAACAACATCGCCAACTAAAACTTTTTTGAAATGAGGCACGAAGCAAAACTCAAGCTTTTTATTGTTTTTGCCACAACAAATTCCAACAGCATCTTCACTTGTTTGAGCAGAAACTTTGCACCGTTGATCGGTAATTAAAGCCACTTTGCTGTACCAGCTATAAACTTCAATAACCCGTCCAATCAGTGCATTTTCGTACACGACAACATCGTCTTTTGAAATACCGTTATCACTGCCGCCTTCAATAAACATGGCATCTTCCTGCAGGCTTTCATAGCAGAGTAAAGTTTTAGCAATTTTTTTATTATCGACTTCATATCGATGGGCAAAATCTACCACTTCCTGACTTTGCTCAACGAATAATTGCTGCGCCTGCAGTTGTGCCACGCGACCTTTTAAAACATCGTGCTGCACGTACAAACCATCCAGCTCTTTTTGTAATGCTTGCAAATTTTGTCGATGCTCAGATTTTTGATGAACAGAGCTAACAATGCTCGTATGAATTTTAAAAAATGGGTATAAAAGATAGGAAACCGTTCGCTCGGTAACACCATGGCAGGAAAAGAAAATACGATTAATTAAAAATAAAACAAACAGAACATAAAAAACATGAATCGTCCAAAACCTGACTTCTTGTCTCATCATGATCATATCCTAAAAAATTCA
This DNA window, taken from Candidatus Babeliales bacterium, encodes the following:
- the mreC gene encoding rod shape-determining protein MreC, with product MMRQEVRFWTIHVFYVLFVLFLINRIFFSCHGVTERTVSYLLYPFFKIHTSIVSSVHQKSEHRQNLQALQKELDGLYVQHDVLKGRVAQLQAQQLFVEQSQEVVDFAHRYEVDNKKIAKTLLCYESLQEDAMFIEGGSDNGISKDDVVVYENALIGRVIEVYSWYSKVALITDQRCKVSAQTSEDAVGICCGKNNKKLEFCFVPHFKKVLVGDVVTSTGQGLMYPQGFALGIVQKVTTDLVSHQIELKPYFDIKNISYVYVFTKQH
- the sppA gene encoding signal peptide peptidase SppA, whose amino-acid sequence is MAKFTDYLKNIFWVLLILQFASPVFKTVKKQLSEYSEPKNKVGFLNFQSVIKSSNRWNKQLKKFFKDPEVKAILIKMDCPGGAAGSSQAICQEILYLKKQYPKPIITYTENVCASGAYYIAATTDYIIATNSSLVGSIGAKLSTQIKVKELLKDWKIQTYDIASGNYKNAGDPLSDMTEEQKTMLKDIVNESYEQFASDIAKYRHLPIAQKDIWANGKIFTGNEALKLKLVDEIGNQTTALEYIKKQILHSDREIELIKVKTPSTWKKLLHPNDTDSDDDDDDEVENSMSDSLANSFWNSFFVFAHKQGVTF